A single Ktedonobacteraceae bacterium DNA region contains:
- a CDS encoding FHA domain-containing protein yields the protein MNNQNMPPSAQITILTGPQVGTSFQLTKLTMTIGRDPSNDIVITDQSVSRSHARIVYTPSGWSIEKLANNNSLTVNQRQVQQAFIRHNDNIGLGGIISFLFLSASPSSSSGGPDGGYSLSPFSPAVPVPALTPAPVRSSSAPLPPAAQETLFTQRAPQDGAGSVSVPTLEISTNTSRDRQRFQLVKPVISIGRDPKNDIVINEPIVSAFHAQIVRQGSDLVLVHPHPQARQQRTLNGMLYQGRHIRGDEQFSKVLTRGDIFRIGDENGTLVTLGYNDGSGALQEALPEIHPIALGAPVITIGRHSDNMVVLKHPQVSAHHARLQHIPGGYRIIDLGSTNHVYVNGQRVSSQNLNPNDEIRIGPFKLIYTGTQLTQVDESNGIRIDALHLKKTGNNGTILLNDISLVIPPRKFVAVVGGSGAGKSTLMDALNGLRPATEGKVLYNGQDYYRSLAAFSTQLGYVPQDDIVHRDLTVERALYYAAKMRLPEDFTEDQIRQRINEVLADVEMEDRRNLLVSKLSGGQRKRVSIALELLAKPSIFFLDEPTSGLDPGLDRKMMYLLRRLADKGHTIVLVTHATNNINTCDYVCFLGAGGRLVYYGPPDEAKKFFNKSDFAEIYGALEPSKNNPNVAEEAERNFKNSPDYQKYVAEPLRMGPAGRTNVLGQAELAKPAKRGDPWKQFRLLSLRYIELLKNDTGNLLILLLQAPIIGFILLLIITNALKSGTGVFNSANFTSLNPNAADAQKVLFVMAFAAVMFGCINGAREIVKEAAIYRRERAVNLGILPYMFSKIVVLGVLCLFQSAVLVFMVSLVTHMNSSIFLPPPLELYITLALTSLAGLMIGLTVSAVAPNNDRAMSFIPIILIPQVIFSGTIFPLTGGIMQFLGLFFAVRWSMAALGSTIGLNDQNILTGDKLLGDNAVYHNSAGYLFLVWFALIVMVVALGFAIAYFLRKKDVRV from the coding sequence GTGAATAACCAGAATATGCCGCCTTCAGCTCAGATCACCATACTAACAGGTCCCCAGGTGGGTACCAGCTTTCAGCTCACTAAATTGACTATGACAATTGGTCGTGATCCATCCAACGATATTGTCATTACCGATCAGTCTGTCTCTCGCTCCCATGCTCGTATCGTGTATACTCCCTCGGGATGGAGCATTGAGAAACTGGCGAACAATAACTCCCTCACAGTAAACCAGCGCCAGGTGCAGCAAGCGTTCATTCGTCACAACGACAATATCGGTCTTGGCGGCATTATCTCCTTTCTCTTTCTTTCAGCCAGCCCGAGTTCTTCTAGTGGAGGGCCTGATGGCGGCTATAGCTTATCCCCTTTCTCTCCTGCTGTGCCGGTACCGGCGCTCACCCCGGCTCCTGTCCGCAGTTCATCCGCTCCTCTTCCACCCGCGGCCCAGGAGACATTGTTCACGCAGCGAGCACCACAGGATGGCGCTGGCAGCGTCAGCGTTCCCACACTCGAGATCAGCACGAATACCTCACGTGACAGGCAGCGTTTTCAACTCGTCAAGCCCGTCATCTCCATCGGACGCGACCCCAAAAATGATATTGTCATCAACGAACCCATCGTCTCCGCCTTTCACGCCCAGATCGTCCGCCAGGGAAGCGACCTCGTCCTCGTACATCCGCATCCCCAGGCCCGCCAGCAGCGCACCCTCAACGGCATGCTCTACCAGGGTCGTCATATTCGCGGGGATGAACAATTCAGCAAAGTCCTCACGCGGGGAGATATCTTCCGCATCGGTGATGAGAATGGCACGCTTGTGACCCTGGGCTATAATGATGGCAGCGGAGCCTTGCAGGAAGCGCTGCCCGAAATTCACCCCATCGCTTTGGGAGCGCCGGTCATCACCATTGGCCGCCACTCGGATAATATGGTCGTTCTCAAACATCCCCAGGTTTCGGCGCATCACGCGCGTTTGCAACACATACCCGGTGGCTACCGCATCATCGACCTGGGCAGCACCAACCATGTCTATGTCAACGGTCAGCGCGTTTCCAGCCAGAACCTCAATCCGAACGACGAGATACGTATTGGCCCGTTCAAGCTCATCTATACTGGTACCCAACTTACCCAGGTCGACGAAAGCAACGGCATTCGCATCGATGCGCTGCACCTTAAGAAGACCGGCAACAATGGGACCATCCTGCTCAACGATATCTCGCTGGTGATACCACCCAGGAAGTTTGTAGCCGTCGTCGGCGGTTCCGGCGCCGGCAAATCCACCCTGATGGATGCGCTCAATGGACTGCGACCCGCCACCGAAGGCAAGGTCCTCTACAACGGCCAGGATTACTACCGCTCGCTGGCCGCCTTCAGCACGCAACTTGGCTACGTGCCGCAGGATGATATCGTTCATCGCGACCTGACCGTTGAGCGCGCGCTTTACTACGCCGCGAAAATGCGCCTGCCCGAGGATTTCACTGAAGACCAGATTCGCCAGCGTATCAACGAGGTGCTGGCCGATGTCGAAATGGAGGACCGTCGCAATCTGCTGGTCAGCAAGCTCTCCGGTGGTCAGCGCAAGCGCGTCTCCATCGCCCTGGAATTGCTCGCCAAACCCAGTATCTTTTTCCTCGATGAACCCACTTCCGGCCTCGATCCCGGCCTTGATCGCAAAATGATGTACCTGCTACGCCGCCTTGCCGACAAGGGACACACCATTGTGCTGGTGACGCATGCCACCAATAACATCAATACCTGCGATTATGTCTGCTTCCTGGGCGCCGGTGGCCGCCTGGTCTATTACGGCCCGCCGGACGAGGCCAAGAAATTCTTCAATAAAAGCGACTTCGCCGAAATTTATGGCGCGCTGGAGCCATCAAAGAATAACCCGAATGTGGCCGAAGAGGCCGAGAGAAACTTCAAAAACTCGCCTGACTACCAGAAATACGTCGCAGAACCACTACGCATGGGACCCGCCGGCCGTACCAACGTGCTGGGACAGGCAGAACTGGCAAAGCCTGCCAAACGCGGCGATCCCTGGAAGCAGTTCCGGTTGCTTTCTCTGCGCTATATCGAACTGCTCAAAAATGACACTGGCAACCTGCTCATCCTGCTATTGCAGGCGCCCATTATCGGCTTCATTTTGTTGCTCATCATCACGAACGCGCTCAAGTCAGGTACCGGTGTTTTTAATAGTGCCAATTTTACTTCCCTCAACCCTAATGCAGCTGACGCGCAAAAAGTCTTATTCGTAATGGCATTTGCCGCCGTCATGTTCGGCTGCATCAACGGCGCGCGTGAAATTGTCAAAGAGGCCGCCATCTACCGCCGCGAGCGGGCCGTGAACCTGGGCATCCTGCCGTACATGTTTTCCAAGATTGTTGTGCTGGGCGTCCTGTGCCTCTTCCAGAGCGCCGTCCTGGTCTTCATGGTCAGCCTGGTTACTCACATGAACTCAAGCATCTTCCTGCCACCGCCTCTGGAACTCTACATCACGCTCGCCCTCACCTCGCTGGCCGGGTTGATGATCGGCCTGACGGTTTCTGCCGTGGCACCCAATAACGACCGCGCCATGAGTTTTATCCCCATCATCCTCATTCCCCAGGTAATCTTCTCAGGCACCATCTTCCCGCTCACCGGCGGCATCATGCAGTTCCTCGGCCTCTTCTTCGCCGTTCGCTGGTCCATGGCCGCGCTAGGCTCAACCATCGGCTTGAACGACCAGAATATCCTGACCGGCGACAAATTATTAGGAGATAATGCTGTCTATCACAATAGCGCCGGTTATCTTTTTCTCGTCTGGTTCGCCCTGATTGTGATGGTGGTGGCGCTGGGTTTTGCTATTGCTTATTTCTTGAGGAAGAAAGATGTTCGGGTTTAG